Genomic segment of Bartonella bacilliformis KC583:
AAATTTTCTTTAATAGAAATCATATTATATCGCCAAAACAGATCTTTCACTTAATTGTGACCTCTTAGATCTTACTAAAACATGAACTTTTTTTATTCAATAACCAAATTTTCGAAATAATATTTTGATTTTATTTTGTTAATTTTTTTCAAAAAACATACAGGTTTTTGAATACGATAAACGTTTTTCTCATTTTCAAAACAAAAAATCTTTTTTCATTTCAACTTCAAAATAGAAAAAAAGTGAATACACGACTTAATCAATCAAGCACAAATCACCTATGTCATCAATAAACAATTTATTGTAAATCCTTGTAAAAATTTCTCTATAAAATTTAAATTGAAAATTTTTTAACCATAATCAATACAATGATTACAGACAGAGAATTATGTACACTAGAAAAATATAATGCGCTCCAATGCGATACCAATTAATCACTCACTTTCAAAACATAGTGTGTCGTTCTCTTAACCTATGTTCAGTCGATCATTAAGAATGTTTCAGGCTGCACTTAATTCTGAGTGATGAACCAATAAATTGTAAAGTACAGAAACGTCATTTGTATTGTATAATTTCTGGCTAATACCAGAATAGCGCAAAACACGCGCAACTTGCGACAAAGCTTTTAAGTGATCTGCTCCTGAATTCTCAGGTGCCAAAAGTAGAAAAACAAGGCTTACCGGTTCATCATCAAGAGCTTCAAAATCAACAGGAGTTTCAAGACGAGCAAAAATACCTGTGATTCGATCAATATCAGCAAGTTTTCCGTGAGGAATTGCAATACCACCCCCTACACATGTCGATCCTAATTTTTCACGTTGCAAAATAATATCAAAAATAGCACGCCCTTCAAGCCCTGTTAACTCAGCAGCTTTTTCAGCTAAAATTTGCAAAACCTGTTTTTTCGAATTTGCCTTAAGCACTGGAATAATTGCCTCCGGTGCAATTAACTCACTCAAATCCATGTTTCATTTTCCTTTTACACACTAAAATGTCACTCATAAAATCTACAAATAAATAGTTTTGATTCTAAAGATTTTCGTCAATTGTTTGCATCACCGCATGTATATTTACTCCCTAATGATAACATCCTGCCCATATTATCTTGGTTCAATTATCATCATTATTTGCTCCTGGAAAAAGAAGACGATCCGTTACATTTATTGCTACCACAGCAAAAACAATAAATATCATTTGTAAATACATTAATCGCCCAACCTCAGCAGTATCACTTTTCTTTAGAAAATTTTTCTCAAAGATTGCTGCAATAATGAGACATGCATAAGAACCCAATA
This window contains:
- the ptsN gene encoding PTS IIA-like nitrogen regulatory protein PtsN — translated: MDLSELIAPEAIIPVLKANSKKQVLQILAEKAAELTGLEGRAIFDIILQREKLGSTCVGGGIAIPHGKLADIDRITGIFARLETPVDFEALDDEPVSLVFLLLAPENSGADHLKALSQVARVLRYSGISQKLYNTNDVSVLYNLLVHHSELSAA